TCGCGGCCGCCTTCGAGGCGGCCTGCCAGCAGCGGGGCCTCCGCCTCTTCGTGCTCCCGCCCCGCTCCCCGAAGCTCAACGGCCGGGTCGAGCGGGCCCAGCGGACCCACACGGAGGAGTTCTATGAGGTCACCCCCTGCGCCCGCGAGCTGGCCGCGGTGAACCGGCAGCTCCAGGCCTGGGAGCGGATCTACAACACAGTCCGGCCCCACCAGGCCCTGGGGTACCTCACCCCCCAGCAGTTCCTGCGGCAACAGCGCGCCCGCCGAGGGCAGATGGAGTGTCACTAATCTACTGGACGAGTACACAGGCTTGACCGGATCCTACATTCGAGTTACTGTGGAGCCACCAGGGCCCAAAAGGGGTCTGGTCAGACCACAGGGCAACCACTAAAATTCAAATAGTTGGGCGGTTAGCTCAGTTGGGAGAGCGCTGTCTTCACACGGCAGAGGTCACTGGTTCGATCCCAGTACCGCCCACCACAGAATCCGCTACTTACCCTCCTGGCTTTCCAGCTCGACAATGGGCTGTGAGTTATTTGTGAGTTGGACCGCTGGAGCGAACACCTAAATGACGCTTCACGCCCGGGAAGTTCTTCGTGACTGCCAACGGGTCCTTGATCACATTACGGGGGATATGCGCACCGAATTGTGGAGACCCCGGTGGGCGGGGCTAGTAGCGCTTCTGAGGGCTGTCGGACACGTTCTCAAGAAGGTCGACGGGAAGACGAGCGATGCCGCACGCGAGGTCATTGAGTCGGCGTGGAAGGACCTCGGTCAATCGAAACCGGAACCAACAATCTTCTGGGAGTTCATCGAAGCGGAGCGGAACAACGTTCTGAAGGCCTATGAGATTGGCACGGGCGTCAATATTACGGTCAGACCTGGCACGGCGTGGTTGAACTTGGCGACCGGCGAAACGGGCAGCGGCCCAGGTGGCCCGACGACGTTCGAGGCTTTCATGCGTTCCGGCCCATTTGAGGGGCGGGATCCACTCGAACTGTGCCGTGAGGCGATCGCGTTCTGGCAGGGTTATCTGGACTCGATAGATCGACAAGTCGCTGCGCGCCACACGGGGCAAGCGGTCTAACCAGCGCCTAAAGCTAGCGGCCGTCTCAACCATGGAGGCACCATGGGTAAGGTTCGGCAGATCGACATCAGGTGTGAGCACTGCCGAGAATGGTTTCCTTCGCCCATAGGCTTCGGCGAGAGCGAGAGCTTCGAGTCATCTACCATGGTCTTGATTGGCAATCAGGTGCAGTGTCCGAAGTGCGGCAAGATGACTGGGTGTGACAAGGAGAATATGCGCCTTCGCCACGAGGCTGGTGGCTTCCTCGGGAAGGACACCGCCTAACAAGCGTCGCCAAAACGCGCCAGCGCGGCATTCATCAGGTCAGTTCGGCGTGTGGAGCGAGCCGCTTCTGCGGCACTTGTCCTTGGAACGTCGGATCCCACGGGAACCGGAAGTGCTCCATCGCCCAGGCGCGGATCCCGGTCCTCGACATCTGGACCGCCTGAATTGGCGGCGCTCTCCTGGAGGGAGAGTACCTGGCGATCATCGGGCAGGCCGGCTTCGTGGGGGCGGAGGTGGCGTGGCGCGAGCACGTTTTCTCCGGCGCGCGGCGAGCGGAATGCGGTGAACTTCGGGACCGAGGGGGTCACCATCCGGGCCCGGAAGCCGTAGGGCCCGGGGGGGCGGGGCGGTGGGTCAGGTCATGGCCGCAAGGTCGGCCATGGAGAGAGGAGGCTGAGCCATGGAGCGCTGGCGGAGCGAGGGGCGTATGCTGTGGGGCGGGGGGGCGGGCCTCGTGGCCCTGGCCCTGCTGGTCGGGGCTGGCACCTGGGCCTACGGGGGCGCGAAGATCACCGTGAATAGCCTGGACGAGATCCTGAGGGGGAACCCGCTCCCCGCGGACAAGACGGCCCAGGTGACCTGGAAGGCCCGGGCAGGCAACTCGGAGCTCCAGGTGATCGAAATGAGTAAGATCAAGCTCCACCACCACGCCCAGGAAGACCACGTGCTCTACATCGCGCGCGGGCAAGGGACAGCCCGGCTCGGCGATGAGACCAGGCAGGTCAAGGCCGGGGATATCCTGAACCTCCCCAAGGGGATTCCCCACAGCTTCACCAAGGAGGGGAAGGAGAACCTGGTTCTGATTGTGGTCGCCACGGCCGGCTGGAAGCCCCTAGAGGACACCAAGTTCTACGAGTAGAGAGAGACTGATTCCCGCACAAATACGTGCGCCCGGCTTCCTGGGGGAGCCGGGCGCACGCCTTTTTGGCCTGACCGGGGTTGCTGCCCTCAGGAGCGGATTCTCGCAAGCCGCTCGCGGAAGTAGTCCCGCCAGTCCTCGGGCAGAGCTTCGACGCGAACCGCGCGCTGCAACCCCTCGATGTCCTCCCCCCCGTCCACGTACAGGCGGGTGATATCGGCGACCGTCACCGGCGCCTCCCCCAGACTCACCTGCGTGATCGGGTCCCCGGCCCCGACGTCTCCCTCCTCGAGGACCGTCAGGTAGAAGCCGGTCCGCCGGCTCGCGAGGAAGCGCTTCACCATGCCGGGGTCCCCGAACCGGATCCCGAGCTTGAAGCAGGGCAGCCGCGGCTGTGTCACGACGAGCTCAGCCGTGCCCATACGGAACCGGTCCCCAATCCTGACGGTATCCTCCGACAGGCCTTCGATGGTCAGATTTTCCCCGAACGTGCCCCAGGAGAGGTCCCGGTCCGGCAATTGCTCCCGCCAGTAGGGGTAGTGCTCCGCCGGGTACGCGTAGACCGCCTTGGCCGGGCCGCCATGGACCGACAGGTCCGCCTGACGGTCCCCGTCCAGGTTGAGCCGTTGCAATCGGATGCGCCCTTCGACGGGCTCCTTGAAGATCGCCGTGGTGACCGTCTTGCCTCTCCAGGTCACCCGGCGGGGGAGGCCGACGTTGACGGAGAGAAGTCGCATGAGGGGCCCCCCTGGAAGATCGGTTCCGGGGGATTGGATGCTGCCGTGGGCGCTCGGGATTCGCGGCGACGGAAGGGCCGGCTCGCCTCAGGGGAAGATGCCCAGCTCCTCGTAGGCCCGCGCCACCTTCCGGATGGCGACGGCGTAGGCGGCGGTGCGGAGGTCCCCCAGGCGCGGGTCATTGTGGAGCGTCCCCCGGATCTCTCGGTAAGCGTTCTGCATGGTCCCTTCGAGGCCGGAGTTGACGAGATCGACCTCGTCGGCCCCCTTGAGCAACTCGCAGCGCTGGCGCTCCGGGACCCGCGTCCGGGTGACCTCCTCGATGGCGGAAACCAGACGCTCCCGAAAGATCTCGTCCAGGCGTTTCTCCATCCGGCCGTAGCGGATGTGGGAGAGGTTCTTCGTCCACTCGAAGTAGGAGACGGTGACC
The nucleotide sequence above comes from Candidatus Methylomirabilis sp.. Encoded proteins:
- a CDS encoding integrase core domain-containing protein, which encodes AAAFEAACQQRGLRLFVLPPRSPKLNGRVERAQRTHTEEFYEVTPCARELAAVNRQLQAWERIYNTVRPHQALGYLTPQQFLRQQRARRGQMECH
- a CDS encoding cupin domain-containing protein, whose protein sequence is MERWRSEGRMLWGGGAGLVALALLVGAGTWAYGGAKITVNSLDEILRGNPLPADKTAQVTWKARAGNSELQVIEMSKIKLHHHAQEDHVLYIARGQGTARLGDETRQVKAGDILNLPKGIPHSFTKEGKENLVLIVVATAGWKPLEDTKFYE
- a CDS encoding MOSC domain-containing protein, producing the protein MRLLSVNVGLPRRVTWRGKTVTTAIFKEPVEGRIRLQRLNLDGDRQADLSVHGGPAKAVYAYPAEHYPYWREQLPDRDLSWGTFGENLTIEGLSEDTVRIGDRFRMGTAELVVTQPRLPCFKLGIRFGDPGMVKRFLASRRTGFYLTVLEEGDVGAGDPITQVSLGEAPVTVADITRLYVDGGEDIEGLQRAVRVEALPEDWRDYFRERLARIRS